A genomic stretch from Serratia entomophila includes:
- the rapZ gene encoding RNase adapter RapZ has protein sequence MVLMIVSGRSGSGKSVALRALEDMGFYCVDNLPVVLLPQLANTLAERNISAAVSIDVRNMPESPEVFEYAMTQLPESFSPQLLFLDADRNTLIRRYSDTRRLHPLSSKNLSLESAIDEESDLLEPLRSRADLIIDTSEMSVHELAEMLRTRLLGKRERELTMVFESFGFKHGIPIDADYVFDVRFLPNPHWDPKLRPMTGLDKPVASFLDRHTEVHNFIYQTRSYLEQWLPMLETNNRSYLTVAIGCTGGKHRSVYVAEQLADYFRSRGKNVQSRHRTLEKRKQ, from the coding sequence ATGGTGCTGATGATTGTCAGCGGCCGTTCCGGTTCAGGGAAATCCGTCGCCTTGCGGGCGCTGGAAGACATGGGTTTTTACTGCGTTGATAACCTGCCCGTGGTGCTGCTGCCGCAGCTCGCCAATACGCTGGCGGAACGCAACATCTCCGCAGCGGTGAGCATCGACGTGCGCAACATGCCGGAATCGCCGGAAGTGTTTGAATATGCGATGACCCAGCTGCCGGAGAGCTTCTCGCCGCAGCTGCTGTTCCTCGATGCCGACCGCAATACGCTGATTCGCCGCTACAGTGACACCCGCCGCCTGCACCCGCTATCCAGCAAGAACCTGTCGCTGGAAAGCGCGATCGACGAAGAGAGCGACCTGCTCGAGCCGCTGCGCTCACGGGCCGATCTGATCATCGACACCTCGGAGATGTCGGTGCACGAACTGGCCGAAATGCTGCGTACCCGCCTGCTTGGCAAACGCGAGCGCGAGCTGACCATGGTGTTCGAGTCCTTCGGCTTCAAGCACGGCATCCCGATCGACGCCGACTATGTGTTCGACGTGCGCTTCCTGCCTAACCCGCACTGGGATCCCAAGCTGCGGCCGATGACCGGCCTGGACAAACCGGTGGCGTCGTTCCTCGATCGCCATACCGAGGTGCACAACTTCATCTACCAGACCCGCAGCTATCTGGAACAGTGGCTGCCGATGCTGGAGACCAACAACCGCAGCTACCTGACCGTAGCGATTGGCTGCACCGGCGGTAAGCACCGTTCGGTCTACGTGGCGGAGCAGCTGGCCGATTACTTCCGCTCGCGCGGCAAGAACGTGCAATCGCGCCACCGCACGCTGGAAAAACGCAAACAATGA
- the npr gene encoding PTS phosphocarrier protein NPr: protein MTVKQTVEIKNKLGMHARPAMKLFELVQSFDAEVMLRNDSGTEAEASSVIALLMLDSAQGRHIEVEATGPDEVKALAAVVELFNSGFDED, encoded by the coding sequence ATGACGGTCAAGCAAACGGTTGAAATCAAAAACAAGCTGGGCATGCACGCCCGCCCGGCGATGAAGCTGTTCGAGCTGGTGCAGAGTTTTGACGCCGAGGTGATGCTGCGCAACGACAGCGGCACCGAGGCCGAAGCCAGCAGCGTCATCGCGCTGCTGATGCTCGACTCCGCCCAGGGGCGGCACATCGAAGTGGAGGCGACCGGCCCGGACGAGGTGAAAGCGCTGGCCGCGGTGGTCGAGCTGTTCAACTCCGGCTTTGACGAAGACTGA
- a CDS encoding type II toxin-antitoxin system HigB family toxin: MHIISREPFNHAAKQYPNEEAALDAVYKTLRRGSFNTPDDLKALFPSLDRMKYRAKWWVIDIGGNNLRMLFFASFDTQKIFVKHIVCHAEYDKLMQLYQRNQE, translated from the coding sequence ATGCATATTATCTCCAGGGAACCTTTTAACCATGCCGCTAAACAGTATCCCAACGAAGAAGCCGCTCTCGATGCAGTCTATAAGACGCTGCGGCGAGGCAGCTTCAACACCCCGGACGATTTAAAAGCCCTTTTTCCCAGTCTGGACCGCATGAAATATAGAGCTAAATGGTGGGTCATTGATATTGGGGGCAACAATCTGAGGATGCTGTTTTTTGCCAGTTTCGATACCCAGAAAATCTTTGTTAAACACATTGTCTGCCACGCTGAGTACGACAAGCTGATGCAGCTGTATCAAAGGAACCAGGAATGA
- a CDS encoding helix-turn-helix domain-containing protein, whose protein sequence is MISDAIKATQELLRAVPLLRGSTSQQDYREALELVEHLLETDEHNPLIDLLAAKIAEFEESSPDFAEFNLRQRQLPQGVAALSVLMEQHQLSQRDFENEIGKKSLVSQILNGKRSLTIPHIMALAKRFNLPPAIFLPEAR, encoded by the coding sequence ATGATTTCAGATGCCATCAAGGCCACTCAGGAGCTGCTGCGCGCCGTCCCGTTGCTGCGGGGCAGCACCTCGCAACAGGACTATCGGGAGGCGCTTGAATTGGTTGAGCACCTGCTTGAAACCGACGAACATAATCCGCTGATTGACCTGTTGGCGGCAAAAATTGCCGAGTTTGAAGAGAGCAGCCCCGACTTTGCCGAATTTAATCTGCGGCAGCGGCAGCTGCCGCAGGGCGTCGCCGCGTTGAGCGTGCTGATGGAGCAACACCAACTGAGTCAGCGCGATTTTGAAAACGAGATAGGCAAAAAATCACTGGTCAGCCAAATCCTGAACGGAAAGCGGTCTCTCACCATTCCCCATATCATGGCGCTGGCCAAGCGCTTTAATCTGCCTCCGGCCATTTTCCTGCCGGAAGCCCGCTGA